The DNA window TCCGAATTGATCAATTCGTTCCATCCGGTGAAATCTGCCACGTACCCTGGATAACGGTCAGCTGCCTCCGCATGGGCCGTTTGCAGCTTCTTCAGCATCACCGTGAGCCGCTTGCGGCCATCCGAGACAAGATCCTTGAAGGAGTATTGCTGCGAATCGTCAAACAGCGTTGAATCCGGGAGCAATTCGATCCATTTGCTCATCAAGGCCGGCGGTGCCAACAAGTCCTTGGTCGGTGGCCCGGCAAGGGTGATGGTGGCGATAAAACTCTGAAACAGCGATTCCAAGAGCGGAACCAAAGCGGGGTAGTTGACCACCGTATCGAGTTCGGCGTCGGCCTCGGCAAATTTCTCCGTAAAATAGGACTTGTATTCCCGAAGGTCGGTGAGTAGCGTTTCCGCCAGCAAAAGCTCAAATCCTGTTCAAAGAATTCCAGCCATCCGCCCACAGTTTGATGCGCGCCATCGTAATACCAGAATTCATTGGACAATTGGCGGGTGAAATTGATGAGCTCGGCATATTCGCGCTCGTCGATTTGCACATAATCTTCCCGCAGATGCAACGGAAAACGCTGTTTTTGACTCGTGCCGTCGCGGCGTAAAGGATTGGAGCTTTTGCAACATTTCATTTCGTCACCTCCGTTCCTTCCAAAATGTAAAACGGATGCACAAAATTTCGGCGGTTGTTGGAGGCGACCACCTTGAAGTCCACTTGGATTTCGACCTTGCCTGCGAGGGTATCCATGTTGATCGTCACATCAAGCGGCGTGATACGGGGCTCATAGAGATTGATCGAATCGATGATATGTTGGCGCAAAACTGCACGTTGGGAACTGTCCATCGGTTCAAATACCATATCGGGGACTTTGCTGCCGTATTTGCTGCGCAAAACGCGTTCGCCAAGGCTTGTGGTCATCAAAATCTGCAAGCTGCTCATAATGTCCTCTTCGTCGGAGAGCATCTCGACACTGCGCTTGGATTTGTTGAAGGTGGGAGGAAAGCCCCAGCCGCTTCCCAAAAATCCTTTTTCCCCTATTTTTTCAGCTCCCATGGTTTCTGATCCTCCCTCGATTAGTTGATTTGTACCAATGCGCCCTTCAGCACGGCCGTCGCTGACGATGAGACTTCAATGCCTGCGGAACCCTCCGCCTTGAATTGTACACTGGCACTTTGCTCGATGTTCATGCCTTCAACGGTGATGTCACCGGCCGCTTTGATCTTGAGGTCTTTGCCACTTTCGATCGTAATCCCGTCCTTGCTCATTTCGATGATATTGCTGTTTTCATCTTCGAGCCGGATCAGACCTTCCTTTTCATCGACGGTGATGATTTTCCCTGCCGGTGTTTCCAGAATCACACTTTTGTCTTCGTCATTGAAGGTCAGCTTCAGGCCTTCGGCGGTGACGATACCTGTTTTTTTGTATTCGTCATTGTCTTCTATCGGTGGTTTGTTGGCGTCATTGTTGTGCAAAGAGCCCAGAACAATGGCATGGCGCGGATCCTCGTTCAAAAAGCCCAAGACGACTTCGTCGCCGACTGCCGGTTGGAAAAACAGGGTATGGCTTGCACCGGCATCGGGCCGGGCAACCCTGCACCAAATTCCATCCTCGGTATCATCTACCATCGGCATTTTAACCTGCACCCTGAAAAATCCGGCGGGGTCATCCTTGATTTCCTTGACGACACCAATTTGCAACCCGCGCATCGGACCCAGCAATCCGCCGGCAGCGGCTTCCATGACTTCGGGATGCAACATCAAATGACTTTCTTCTGAAATGCCGATTTCTACGTCGGAAAGCCAATGGCCACCTTGGACATGATGGCGCACTGCGGCAATGAAAACTGCACCGTTGAAGGAGGTGCCCAGCCCATCCAAAACCAAGGTTCCTCCCGGCTTCAGGGTTGCGTCCCCGTGCAACTGCACGCGTCCCCGCAACTTGCTGAGCAGGCTGCGCTGCAATTTCCCGCTGCTCCAGGCAATCAATTCGGTGTCTGCCAATTCGCCTGCGTGACGCAGCCGAAATTCGCCTTCACTGAGGCTTTCGGCCATTTCGCTTGCCGTGGGTTTGCCGGCTTCCGTTACCTCGGAGGCTGCCGCTGCGCTCGCCTCGACGAGTTCTTGGGTACTATGGTCCCAAGAGATGGCCGAGCCGGCCTTGAATTGGTCGCGGCTTTCACTTTCAATCTCAAATTCGAAGATATTGTCCCCGAAGGTCGCTTTTGGTGCGCCGGATTCCGTGACTTTGGGTTTGGCAACGACGACTTTGTCATCGTCGGTATAAACCAACATGCCGTTGGCCTCGGCGCGCAAAACCATAAAGTCCCAATCCGTCAGATTGTATTGGATCATCCGTTCATGCTCCGTGTCAAATTCGCTGGACACATCTGCAGTGCAGCCGTTGTCGGAGATCAAGGTCTCGATGATGTCGCCGTCTTT is part of the Bacteroidota bacterium genome and encodes:
- the vgrG gene encoding type VI secretion system tip protein VgrG produces the protein MASSGGAITIKVKAGGKDYDNPGVLALSITHQANSISFAELVLIDGDLAKREFKLSSDPNFAPGKELELQLGHGPDDAAPVFKGIIVRHKIKARSIGGSSLVLEIKHAAVKMSHIRKSRHFLEKKDGDIIETLISDNGCTADVSSEFDTEHERMIQYNLTDWDFMVLRAEANGMLVYTDDDKVVVAKPKVTESGAPKATFGDNIFEFEIESESRDQFKAGSAISWDHSTQELVEASAAAASEVTEAGKPTASEMAESLSEGEFRLRHAGELADTELIAWSSGKLQRSLLSKLRGRVQLHGDATLKPGGTLVLDGLGTSFNGAVFIAAVRHHVQGGHWLSDVEIGISEESHLMLHPEVMEAAAGGLLGPMRGLQIGVVKEIKDDPAGFFRVQVKMPMVDDTEDGIWCRVARPDAGASHTLFFQPAVGDEVVLGFLNEDPRHAIVLGSLHNNDANKPPIEDNDEYKKTGIVTAEGLKLTFNDEDKSVILETPAGKIITVDEKEGLIRLEDENSNIIEMSKDGITIESGKDLKIKAAGDITVEGMNIEQSASVQFKAEGSAGIEVSSSATAVLKGALVQIN
- a CDS encoding GPW/gp25 family protein produces the protein MGAEKIGEKGFLGSGWGFPPTFNKSKRSVEMLSDEEDIMSSLQILMTTSLGERVLRSKYGSKVPDMVFEPMDSSQRAVLRQHIIDSINLYEPRITPLDVTINMDTLAGKVEIQVDFKVVASNNRRNFVHPFYILEGTEVTK